TCAATTGCTGCTACAATTTCAGGAAAAGCACAAGCTTATGGATGTGCCGGAGTTCGTGTAGATGGAAACGACTTTTTAGCAAGTTATTAAGTAATTAAAGATGCTATTGAATACACAAGAAATGAATCAAAACCAATTATCGTTGAGTTTGTAACATGACGTCAAGGACCTCATACTACTTCAGATAACCCAAGAATTTACCGTACAGAAGCACAAGAAAAAGAAGAAGAAAAATGAGAACCAATGCACCGTTTTGAAAAATACTTAATGGACAATGGAATTCTTACTGAAGAATCTAAAAACCAAATTTGAGAAGATTCACTTAATGTTGCAAAAGAAACCTTTGTTGAAAGTTTAAAAGATATTGATACAAAAATTGAAGATATTTTTGACTACACATATGCAGAATTACCAAAAGAACTTCTAGAACAAAAAGAAGAAGCAATTAAATTTTGAAAAGACCACAAATAAGAAGGAGTAATAATGGCTGAAGATAAAAAAATATTAAATAATATCGGTGCTGTTACAGATGCAATTGATATTGCTATGGAACGTGATCCAAATGTTGTGTTATTTGGGCAAGACGCTGGTTTTGAAGGTGGAGTTTTCAGATCAACTGAAGGACTTCAAGCAAAATATGGAGTAGAAAGAGTTTTTGATACACCTATTGCTGAAGCTGGTATTGCCGGGGTAGCAATTGGTGCTGCTATGGCTGGTCTTAAACCAATTGGTGAAATTCAATTCCAAGGTTTCTCATACCCAGCTATGCAACAACTTTTCACACAAGGTGCTCGTTTAAGAAACCGTTCAAGAGGTAAATTATCAGTTCCTATGGTGCTTAGAATGCCTATGGGTGGAGGAATTAGAGCTTTAGAACACCACTCAGAAGCACTTGAAGCAATTTATTCACATGTGCCAGGGGTTAAAGTAGTTATGCCTGCTTTCCCATATGATACAAAAGGGTTATTACTTGCTGCAATTAACGATCCAGATCCTGTTGTATTCTTAGAACCAAAAAGAATTTATAGAGCCGGAAAACAAGAAGTTCCTGCTGGATATTACACAGTTGAAATTGGTAAAGCAAACAAAATTCTTGAAGGAAATGACCTTACAATTGTTACTTATGGAGCTCAAGTACATGATGTACTTGCTGCAATTAAAAAACTTAAAGCATCAGGAAGCAATTTAACATTTGATTTAATTGACTTAAGAACAATTAAACCAATGGATACAGACACAATTATTGAATCTGTCAAAAAGACAGGAAGATTACTTGTGGTTCATGAAGCTGTTAAGAGCTTTTCAGTTAGTGCTGAAATTATGGCTAGAGTTAATGAAAAAGCTTTTGAATACCTTAAAGCCCCAATGACAAGACTTACAGGGTATGACATTACAGTTCCACTTGCAAAAGGTGAAAGATTAC
This genomic window from Mycoplasmopsis gallinacea contains:
- a CDS encoding alpha-ketoacid dehydrogenase subunit beta; protein product: MAEDKKILNNIGAVTDAIDIAMERDPNVVLFGQDAGFEGGVFRSTEGLQAKYGVERVFDTPIAEAGIAGVAIGAAMAGLKPIGEIQFQGFSYPAMQQLFTQGARLRNRSRGKLSVPMVLRMPMGGGIRALEHHSEALEAIYSHVPGVKVVMPAFPYDTKGLLLAAINDPDPVVFLEPKRIYRAGKQEVPAGYYTVEIGKANKILEGNDLTIVTYGAQVHDVLAAIKKLKASGSNLTFDLIDLRTIKPMDTDTIIESVKKTGRLLVVHEAVKSFSVSAEIMARVNEKAFEYLKAPMTRLTGYDITVPLAKGERLHAITDDKVIEKIKEVVSFEF